In one Longimicrobium sp. genomic region, the following are encoded:
- a CDS encoding purine-nucleoside phosphorylase: MTHPAPIHDTVHFLRERITRAPHAVLVLGSGLGGLADEIEDPVAIPFDQIPGFPRRTQELAGHAGRLVAGRLEGVEVAAMQGRFHLYEGWSPADVALPVRALAALGAEVMLLTNAAGGLRPGMQPGDLMLMADHINLMWKNPLAGQVVPGEQRFPDMSDPYDRGFRAEAEAAALELGIPITQGVYAALLGPSYETPAEIRMLGRLGADAVGMSTVPEVLVARAMGMKCLGISCITNLAAGLGGAVLSHDEVMEVGARVRDRLAALVRGVLPRVAGLNLASEAAA; the protein is encoded by the coding sequence CCCCATCCACGACACGGTCCACTTCCTCCGCGAGCGCATCACCCGCGCGCCGCACGCCGTGCTGGTGCTGGGCAGCGGGCTGGGCGGGCTGGCGGACGAGATCGAGGACCCGGTCGCCATCCCCTTCGACCAGATCCCCGGCTTCCCGCGGCGGACGCAGGAGCTGGCCGGGCACGCGGGGCGCCTGGTCGCCGGGCGGCTGGAGGGCGTGGAGGTGGCGGCCATGCAGGGGCGCTTCCACCTGTACGAGGGGTGGTCGCCGGCGGACGTGGCGCTTCCCGTGCGCGCCCTCGCCGCGCTGGGCGCGGAGGTGATGCTGCTGACCAACGCCGCCGGCGGGCTGCGGCCGGGGATGCAGCCGGGCGACCTGATGCTCATGGCCGACCACATCAACCTGATGTGGAAGAACCCGCTGGCCGGGCAGGTGGTTCCCGGCGAGCAGCGCTTTCCCGACATGTCGGACCCGTACGACCGCGGCTTCCGCGCCGAGGCCGAGGCCGCCGCGCTGGAGCTCGGCATCCCCATCACCCAGGGGGTGTACGCGGCGCTGCTGGGGCCCAGCTACGAGACGCCGGCGGAGATCCGCATGCTGGGCCGCCTGGGCGCCGACGCGGTGGGGATGTCGACCGTGCCCGAGGTGCTGGTGGCGCGGGCGATGGGGATGAAGTGCCTGGGGATCTCGTGCATCACCAACCTGGCCGCGGGGCTGGGCGGCGCCGTGCTGAGCCACGACGAGGTGATGGAGGTGGGCGCGCGCGTCCGCGACCGCCTGGCCGCCCTGGTCCGCGGGGTGCTGCCGCGCGTGGCCGGGCTGAACCTGGCAAGCGAGGCCGCGGCGTAG